The following are encoded in a window of Mycobacteroides chelonae CCUG 47445 genomic DNA:
- a CDS encoding cytochrome P450, which yields MSSDIRVVEPGEYTSPARPPEIEGIPCADGRPLPPGPVPGRPYALPADLLVEEFGPLFYADFGVSRRLYACSLALVEELCDESRFIKGITDRLDRFRPLAGDGLFTAYPGEPNWQKAHDVLLPGFSFSGLRNYHPAMLDINRQLLARWDASAGEHLVDVAEDLGKLAMDTVGLAGFGARFDSYQREGLAAIPASFAVALHQMLAPGGENSDLFAAEQQKLHTFIDELIARHDDGADEHENLLGLMLAPGTPQTPALELSSVHSQVLTFLIAGQDTTSTVMPTALYSLVKNPAVLHRAQAEVDALFGPGDEHTPTFDEIGKLRYIRQIVDETLRLSPPVREFDRMATEDTLLAGRYPVRKGEVVTVLTTALHRQPEWGDNVETFDPDRFSPERSAKRPVNLFKPFGTGARSCIGRQFALHEATMALATLVHRYRFIDSEHYQLRTHSDLIRKPVGFRMSVARRTSQDRQHESAAATTVTQQESPLPSVTAAPGSALTVFHGSNLGTCRALAHQLAEEASDLGYQTTVAPLNEATHALPSEGAMVVVASSYNGQPTDDARQFLTWLDGAEARADGTLRYAVLGVGDRNWAETYQAVPRKIDERLATLGGTPIVSRCEADTSGDFAGSVESFSQALWTSLGTVAGADTPTGTLEGPLYELRAIDGPVTAAIDARFEVIPMTVLENRELVGANNPLGQAKRLVRVALPANVEYHTGDHLTVLADNQPEVVDKAGESLGLILDRRISINARRNSRRAIALDREVSVRELLTHFLELRKPATRTQLLRLAAANPCPPERSALEALAEHPETRSLGIAGCLMEFPATTLSRAELLELFEPMTPRHYSIASSARQSPGIVELVVSVLDAPARSGFGDYQGVASNYLANIAPGQQIRARVDQARQAFRAGADPARNVILVSAGTGVAPFRGFVGDRLAAQRAGEPYAPALCFFGVRHPEVDYLFRDEFAAAEQSGVVHMRPAFSRASENGIKYVQDRIAADADDVWDLLGDPAKHTHVYVCGDGGKMAPAVREAFLDIYRKHTGATEPQARNWLTGLVEADRYVEDVWTE from the coding sequence ATGAGCAGCGATATTCGCGTGGTGGAGCCGGGCGAGTACACCTCACCCGCACGTCCACCGGAGATCGAAGGCATCCCCTGCGCCGACGGAAGACCACTGCCACCCGGCCCGGTGCCGGGCCGCCCCTATGCGCTGCCCGCAGATCTCCTCGTCGAGGAGTTCGGACCGCTCTTCTATGCCGATTTCGGGGTTTCGCGCCGGCTGTATGCCTGCTCGCTGGCACTGGTCGAGGAGCTATGCGACGAGAGCCGGTTCATCAAGGGCATCACCGACCGGCTGGACCGATTCCGTCCACTCGCGGGCGATGGATTGTTCACCGCCTACCCGGGCGAGCCGAACTGGCAGAAGGCCCACGATGTTCTGTTGCCCGGCTTCAGCTTCAGCGGTCTGCGCAACTACCACCCGGCCATGCTCGATATCAATCGTCAGCTCCTTGCCCGGTGGGACGCGAGCGCCGGCGAGCATCTTGTGGACGTGGCCGAGGATCTGGGCAAGCTCGCCATGGATACGGTCGGGCTGGCCGGGTTCGGGGCGAGGTTCGACTCTTACCAGCGGGAGGGACTTGCGGCTATTCCGGCGAGCTTCGCCGTCGCACTGCACCAGATGCTGGCTCCCGGAGGCGAGAACAGCGACCTGTTCGCGGCCGAACAGCAGAAGCTGCACACCTTCATCGATGAGCTCATCGCCCGGCACGACGACGGTGCGGACGAGCACGAGAACCTGCTCGGACTCATGCTCGCGCCCGGCACCCCGCAGACCCCGGCACTGGAGCTGAGCAGCGTTCATTCTCAGGTCCTGACGTTCTTGATCGCCGGACAGGACACCACCTCCACAGTGATGCCGACGGCGCTCTACAGCCTGGTCAAAAACCCTGCCGTGCTTCACCGGGCTCAGGCCGAGGTGGACGCGCTGTTCGGGCCAGGAGACGAGCACACCCCCACGTTCGACGAAATCGGCAAGCTCCGCTACATCCGTCAAATCGTGGACGAGACACTCAGGCTTTCGCCCCCGGTCCGTGAATTCGACCGAATGGCAACAGAAGACACCCTGCTCGCCGGGCGCTACCCGGTGCGCAAGGGTGAAGTCGTCACTGTCCTCACGACCGCGCTGCACCGTCAGCCGGAATGGGGCGACAACGTGGAGACTTTCGACCCAGACCGGTTCTCGCCGGAACGATCTGCCAAGCGACCGGTGAACCTGTTCAAACCTTTCGGCACCGGAGCCCGATCCTGCATCGGACGGCAGTTCGCGCTGCACGAGGCGACGATGGCCCTAGCGACACTGGTACACAGATACCGCTTCATCGATTCCGAGCACTACCAGTTGCGAACCCATAGTGATCTCATCAGGAAACCGGTGGGCTTTCGGATGAGCGTGGCACGACGCACTTCCCAAGACCGCCAGCATGAATCGGCAGCCGCGACCACCGTCACACAGCAGGAGTCGCCGCTACCGTCGGTCACCGCCGCACCGGGATCCGCGCTGACCGTCTTTCATGGCTCAAACCTGGGTACCTGTCGAGCACTGGCACACCAACTGGCCGAGGAAGCTTCCGATCTCGGCTACCAGACGACTGTCGCCCCGCTGAACGAAGCGACACACGCGCTGCCCAGCGAGGGCGCCATGGTCGTCGTCGCCTCCTCATACAACGGTCAACCGACTGACGATGCCCGGCAGTTTCTCACCTGGCTCGATGGCGCAGAAGCACGCGCGGACGGCACACTGCGCTACGCGGTACTCGGCGTCGGGGACCGGAACTGGGCCGAGACGTACCAGGCGGTGCCTCGAAAAATCGATGAACGCCTCGCCACGCTCGGTGGCACGCCAATTGTTTCCCGTTGCGAGGCAGACACTTCCGGTGATTTCGCAGGCAGCGTCGAGTCCTTCTCGCAAGCACTCTGGACTTCGTTGGGCACAGTTGCCGGTGCGGATACCCCCACCGGCACCCTCGAGGGTCCCCTCTACGAACTCCGCGCCATCGACGGGCCGGTGACGGCGGCGATCGATGCCCGGTTCGAGGTGATACCCATGACCGTTCTGGAGAACCGGGAATTGGTCGGCGCCAACAACCCACTGGGACAGGCCAAGCGCCTGGTACGTGTGGCATTGCCCGCCAACGTCGAGTACCACACCGGGGACCACCTCACCGTCCTCGCCGACAACCAGCCTGAAGTCGTGGACAAAGCCGGAGAGTCACTCGGCCTCATCTTGGACCGGCGCATCTCCATCAACGCCCGGCGCAACAGCCGCCGGGCCATTGCGCTGGACCGCGAAGTAAGCGTGCGCGAGCTACTGACCCACTTCCTCGAATTGCGTAAGCCGGCCACCAGAACGCAGCTACTCCGGTTGGCCGCGGCGAACCCCTGCCCACCTGAGCGATCCGCACTGGAGGCGCTCGCCGAGCATCCGGAGACGCGCTCGCTCGGTATCGCGGGGTGTCTCATGGAGTTTCCCGCCACCACACTGTCTCGCGCCGAACTTCTTGAATTGTTCGAGCCGATGACGCCACGGCACTACTCGATAGCGTCCTCGGCCCGGCAGAGCCCGGGGATCGTCGAGCTGGTGGTCAGCGTGCTCGATGCTCCCGCCCGATCCGGGTTCGGAGATTATCAAGGAGTGGCCTCCAACTATCTCGCCAACATCGCACCAGGACAACAGATCCGGGCACGGGTCGACCAGGCCCGGCAGGCGTTTCGTGCCGGGGCCGACCCCGCCCGCAATGTCATCTTGGTCAGTGCCGGTACCGGGGTCGCACCGTTCCGGGGATTTGTCGGTGACCGGCTGGCCGCACAGCGCGCCGGCGAGCCGTATGCTCCGGCACTCTGCTTCTTCGGCGTCCGGCATCCGGAAGTCGACTATCTGTTCCGGGACGAGTTCGCGGCCGCCGAACAGTCGGGCGTGGTCCACATGCGCCCGGCGTTCTCTCGCGCATCCGAGAACGGCATCAAGTATGTACAAGACCGGATTGCCGCCGACGCGGACGACGTCTGGGATCTGCTCGGCGACCCGGCCAAACACACGCATGTGTATGTCTGTGGCGACGGCGGCAAGATGGCCCCAGCCGTCCGAGAGGCATTCTTGGATATCTATCGAAAGCACACCGGCGCCACCGAACCTCAGGCGCGGAACTGGCTTACCGGCCTGGTGGAGGCCGATCGCTACGTGGAGGACGTCTGGACGGAGTGA
- a CDS encoding isochorismatase family protein, with protein MRRRTFLRSSSVALPAVALGLSTAGSATADVRPTGSIAYPFSTIEVPAKSAPWTLETDRAVLLVHDMQHYFVKAYAPQADPIATVLKNIKSLLDVAHAHGVPVLYSAQPGGMTPEQRGLFGQLYGPGMPDDDAERAIVDPIAPMTTDTVLTKWKYSEFFRSELLDILRNTNRDQLIIVGVYAFSGITVTSADAVQNDIQAFVVSDAVADYTATGHNQALAWCAERTAKILTTRSAIAALDNS; from the coding sequence ATGCGCAGACGCACCTTTCTCCGTTCCAGCTCCGTGGCATTGCCTGCCGTCGCGCTGGGCCTCTCGACAGCCGGGAGTGCCACTGCCGACGTTCGCCCCACCGGGTCAATTGCCTACCCGTTCAGCACCATTGAAGTGCCTGCGAAAAGCGCGCCGTGGACCCTGGAAACGGACCGCGCCGTGCTGCTGGTCCACGATATGCAGCATTACTTCGTGAAGGCATATGCGCCACAAGCCGATCCCATCGCCACCGTGCTGAAGAACATTAAGAGCCTGCTTGACGTCGCGCACGCCCACGGTGTGCCCGTGCTCTACTCAGCGCAGCCCGGCGGCATGACACCGGAGCAGCGCGGACTCTTCGGTCAGCTCTATGGGCCGGGCATGCCAGACGACGACGCCGAGCGCGCGATTGTCGATCCCATAGCGCCGATGACGACAGATACCGTGCTGACGAAATGGAAGTACAGCGAGTTCTTCCGCTCTGAACTTCTGGACATTCTGCGTAACACCAACCGCGATCAGCTGATCATCGTCGGCGTCTACGCCTTCTCCGGAATCACCGTGACATCCGCCGACGCGGTCCAGAACGACATTCAGGCATTCGTCGTCTCCGATGCCGTGGCGGACTACACCGCTACGGGGCACAACCAGGCACTCGCCTGGTGCGCGGAGCGGACCGCCAAAATACTGACCACCCGGTCAGCGATAGCGGCACTTGATAACTCGTAA
- a CDS encoding alkyl hydroperoxide reductase: MGVDNLKEALPEYAKDLKLNLGTVARGTVLSPAQLWGTLVATAAATRNDQVFKEIREEAATVLSPEALDAALGAASIMAMTNVFYRGRGFLDGAYDDLRPGLRMNIIGNPGVDKAEFELWSFAVSTINGCHFCVGSHEKVLREAGLTREQILEALKIAAIVSGVAQALATVPALV; this comes from the coding sequence ATGGGTGTTGACAACCTGAAAGAGGCGCTGCCCGAGTACGCCAAGGATCTCAAGCTCAACCTGGGTACGGTCGCCCGTGGCACCGTACTGTCGCCGGCCCAGCTTTGGGGCACTCTCGTCGCGACAGCGGCGGCTACCCGGAACGACCAGGTGTTCAAGGAGATTCGCGAAGAGGCTGCCACCGTGCTGTCGCCCGAGGCGCTGGATGCCGCACTCGGCGCGGCCTCGATCATGGCGATGACCAACGTGTTCTACCGCGGGCGGGGCTTCCTCGACGGCGCCTATGACGACCTGCGCCCGGGTCTGCGGATGAACATCATCGGTAATCCCGGCGTCGACAAGGCGGAGTTCGAATTGTGGTCCTTCGCGGTGTCGACCATCAACGGCTGTCACTTCTGCGTCGGCTCGCACGAGAAGGTGCTGCGTGAGGCCGGATTGACCCGCGAGCAGATTCTCGAGGCGCTCAAGATCGCGGCGATCGTCTCGGGCGTCGCCCAGGCGCTGGCCACCGTGCCCGCGCTGGTCTAG
- a CDS encoding peroxiredoxin: protein MTLRTIGDEFPAYNLTAVIGGDLSKVNAQQPDDYFTTVTSDDHPGKWRVIFFWPKDFTFVCPTEIAAFGRLNDEFADRDTQVLGASVDNEFVHFQWRAQHEDLKTLPFPILSDLKRELAEASGVLNSDGVADRATFIVDPDNIIQFVSVTAGSVGRNVDEVLRVLDALQSDELCACNWRKGDPTIDAGELMSAGV from the coding sequence GTGACTCTGCGGACCATCGGCGATGAATTCCCGGCCTACAACCTGACTGCGGTCATCGGCGGCGATCTGTCGAAGGTGAACGCCCAGCAGCCTGACGACTACTTCACCACCGTCACCAGCGACGACCACCCCGGCAAGTGGCGTGTGATCTTCTTCTGGCCGAAGGATTTCACCTTCGTGTGCCCGACCGAGATCGCTGCCTTTGGCCGTCTGAACGACGAGTTCGCCGATCGCGACACCCAGGTGCTGGGTGCGTCGGTGGACAACGAGTTCGTGCACTTCCAGTGGCGGGCACAGCATGAGGACCTCAAGACCCTGCCGTTCCCGATCCTCAGCGATCTCAAGCGTGAGCTGGCCGAGGCGTCCGGCGTACTGAACTCCGATGGTGTGGCCGACCGCGCCACCTTCATCGTCGACCCCGACAACATCATTCAGTTCGTCTCCGTCACCGCGGGTTCGGTGGGCCGCAACGTCGACGAGGTGCTCCGCGTGCTCGACGCGCTGCAGTCCGATGAGCTGTGCGCCTGCAACTGGCGCAAGGGTGACCCGACGATCGATGCGGGCGAGCTGATGAGCGCGGGCGTCTGA
- a CDS encoding hydrogen peroxide-inducible genes activator, producing MSDRSYQPALVGLRAFVAIARKRHFGSAAAELGVSQPSLSQALSMLEEGLGVRLVERNTRKVLLTPEGEALLEKATSALDAVDEFTSAASGVRDPFAQTLRLGLIPTVAPYVLPMVLSGLSREFPEMSLRVTEDQTGRLLRSLADGSLDVAVMALPAQTPGMAEIPMYREDFVLALPSGHPLAGSTKVEPADLADMPLLLLDEGHCLRDQALEVCQLAGVRPDLGHTRAASLATAVQCVEGGLGVTLIPGTAVTAETASGGLATATFAAPVPGRRIGLVYRAISGRDDAYRRLAELLTQLVAAVHPVLAEAV from the coding sequence ATGTCCGATCGTAGTTATCAGCCGGCGCTGGTCGGCCTGCGTGCTTTCGTGGCTATCGCACGAAAGCGGCACTTCGGAAGCGCCGCCGCCGAGCTCGGCGTGAGTCAGCCCTCGCTGTCACAGGCCCTGTCCATGCTCGAAGAGGGGCTGGGTGTGCGGCTCGTCGAGCGCAACACCCGCAAGGTGCTGCTCACTCCGGAGGGCGAGGCGCTACTGGAGAAGGCCACCAGCGCGCTGGATGCGGTTGACGAATTTACCTCGGCTGCAAGCGGGGTACGCGATCCGTTTGCGCAGACGCTGCGACTCGGCTTGATTCCCACGGTGGCCCCCTATGTGCTGCCCATGGTGCTCAGCGGACTGTCCCGTGAGTTCCCGGAGATGTCCTTGCGGGTCACCGAGGACCAGACCGGACGGCTGCTGCGATCCCTGGCCGATGGGTCCCTGGATGTGGCAGTCATGGCGCTGCCCGCGCAAACTCCCGGTATGGCGGAGATTCCCATGTACCGGGAAGATTTCGTTCTCGCCCTGCCGTCCGGACATCCGCTTGCCGGCAGCACGAAGGTCGAGCCCGCCGATCTAGCGGATATGCCGCTGTTGTTGCTGGACGAGGGACATTGCCTGCGCGATCAGGCTCTGGAGGTATGCCAACTCGCGGGCGTGCGGCCCGATCTCGGACACACCCGCGCGGCCTCGCTGGCCACCGCCGTGCAGTGTGTCGAGGGAGGCCTCGGCGTCACGCTCATCCCGGGCACCGCCGTCACGGCCGAGACCGCCAGCGGCGGCCTGGCCACCGCCACCTTCGCGGCGCCGGTACCGGGTCGGCGGATCGGCTTGGTGTACCGCGCGATCAGCGGCCGGGACGACGCCTACCGACGGCTGGCCGAGCTGCTGACCCAACTTGTCGCGGCCGTGCACCCGGTCTTGGCCGAGGCCGTCTAA
- a CDS encoding isocitrate lyase/PEP mutase family protein: MTNTSGDLAAKAALLKSLHVPGDPVFLPTVWDAWSAKLAADAGFAALTVGSHPLADSVGKADAEGMSFEDVVARVSQITAAVDLPVSVDIESGYAQTPRRLIEGLIEAGAVGLNIEDSVHSEGGRIREPQEHADLVGALRVAADESGVPVVINARTDLLLRQIGDESDRVDRAIARLTLAAEAGADSLYPVGRHDPDVQRRLTSELPLPVNAIALPDVDDPASFGPLGVGRISFGPFLQRALSARAEEILARWR; the protein is encoded by the coding sequence ATGACCAACACCTCCGGTGATCTCGCCGCCAAGGCCGCTCTACTGAAGTCACTTCATGTGCCGGGTGACCCGGTCTTCCTGCCGACGGTGTGGGATGCGTGGTCCGCGAAGCTCGCCGCCGATGCCGGTTTCGCGGCGTTGACGGTGGGCTCGCATCCGCTCGCCGATTCGGTGGGCAAGGCCGATGCGGAGGGCATGTCGTTTGAGGATGTGGTGGCGCGGGTCTCGCAGATCACCGCCGCGGTGGACCTGCCGGTGTCCGTGGATATCGAGTCCGGCTATGCGCAGACGCCACGGCGGCTCATTGAGGGACTGATCGAGGCGGGTGCGGTCGGTCTGAACATCGAGGACTCGGTGCATAGCGAAGGCGGCCGGATTCGTGAGCCGCAGGAACATGCCGATCTTGTTGGGGCACTGCGGGTTGCGGCCGATGAGTCGGGCGTGCCGGTGGTTATCAATGCGCGTACTGACCTTCTCCTTCGCCAAATCGGAGACGAGTCGGACCGGGTGGATCGGGCCATCGCGCGGCTCACGCTCGCCGCCGAGGCGGGTGCCGACTCGCTGTACCCGGTAGGCCGCCATGATCCGGATGTGCAGCGACGCTTGACATCTGAGCTGCCGCTTCCGGTGAACGCGATCGCGCTGCCCGATGTGGACGATCCGGCCTCGTTTGGTCCATTGGGCGTCGGGCGGATCAGTTTCGGGCCGTTTCTGCAGCGCGCACTCTCGGCCCGGGCAGAGGAAATCCTCGCCCGCTGGCGTTAG
- a CDS encoding GntR family transcriptional regulator — MTTLVPEEFAPLERQSTAELIAERLRIAIMRGVLAPGAQLGEASLAAQFAVSRGPLREAMQRLVSEGLLRSERNRGIFVIELTDEDVHDVYRSRAAIERAALECIMSGDTVTAYRRLLVPVAVMTEAAVRGDIVAVTDADQDFHEVLVDSSGSPRLRRAMRTLLLETRMLLGELQGAYPDLTEQVREHEVLCAAIGAGDAPAAYRLIEEHMHDAVARLMARRGSAGASVE, encoded by the coding sequence ATGACGACGCTGGTACCTGAGGAGTTCGCGCCGCTGGAGCGCCAATCCACCGCGGAACTGATCGCCGAGCGGTTGCGCATCGCGATCATGCGCGGTGTGCTGGCGCCCGGAGCCCAGCTGGGGGAGGCGTCATTGGCCGCGCAGTTCGCGGTCTCCCGTGGACCACTACGCGAAGCCATGCAGCGCCTGGTATCGGAGGGTCTGCTGCGCAGCGAGCGCAACCGCGGCATCTTCGTCATCGAGCTGACCGATGAAGACGTCCATGATGTCTACCGGTCGCGGGCGGCCATCGAACGAGCGGCGTTGGAATGCATCATGTCCGGCGACACCGTCACCGCCTACCGGCGGCTACTCGTGCCGGTGGCGGTGATGACCGAAGCAGCCGTCCGCGGCGACATCGTCGCGGTGACCGACGCCGATCAGGACTTTCACGAGGTGCTGGTGGACTCCTCGGGAAGCCCCCGGCTGCGCCGCGCCATGCGCACCCTGCTGCTGGAGACCCGGATGCTGCTGGGAGAACTGCAGGGCGCCTACCCCGACCTGACGGAACAAGTCCGTGAGCATGAGGTCCTGTGCGCGGCGATCGGCGCCGGTGATGCACCTGCTGCGTATCGATTGATCGAGGAGCACATGCACGATGCGGTCGCGCGCCTCATGGCGCGCCGCGGCTCTGCGGGTGCATCGGTGGAGTAA
- a CDS encoding maleate cis-trans isomerase: MSNTRPTVGFIYPDHAAESDYPLVARQLDMNFPVVHIYGTDLHAVPELLDLGSPEKLAEGARLLRPHEPSAVVWACTSGSFVYGPQGAANQVALLSESSGTPASSTSFAFVNAAVALGISKVAVAASYPRDIAELFVAFLAAHDIQVVSMGEAGIDTAAEVGRLTASQVDELADAHDHPDAEALLIPDTAMHTVAHVERLESRLDKVVLTANQVTVWEGLRLITEPQGRRHPVPEVPVFGLGRLFRRRHDDAGT, encoded by the coding sequence GTGAGTAATACGCGTCCGACGGTGGGATTCATCTACCCCGATCACGCGGCCGAGTCGGACTACCCCCTGGTGGCGCGCCAGCTGGACATGAACTTCCCCGTCGTGCACATCTACGGCACCGATCTGCATGCGGTGCCCGAACTGCTCGATCTGGGCAGTCCGGAGAAGCTCGCCGAGGGTGCTCGACTGCTGCGCCCTCATGAACCGAGTGCTGTGGTGTGGGCGTGCACCTCGGGCAGCTTTGTCTACGGTCCGCAGGGCGCGGCGAATCAAGTGGCGCTCCTGTCCGAATCCAGTGGTACTCCGGCGTCGAGCACCTCCTTCGCCTTCGTCAACGCCGCCGTAGCGCTCGGAATCTCGAAAGTGGCGGTGGCTGCGAGCTACCCGCGCGATATCGCCGAGCTGTTCGTCGCATTTCTGGCCGCGCACGATATTCAGGTCGTGTCGATGGGTGAGGCGGGCATCGACACGGCGGCAGAGGTGGGCAGGCTTACCGCGAGCCAGGTCGACGAGCTGGCAGATGCCCACGACCATCCAGACGCCGAGGCGCTGTTGATTCCCGACACCGCCATGCACACCGTCGCGCACGTCGAGCGGCTCGAATCTCGGCTGGACAAGGTGGTATTGACCGCCAACCAGGTGACGGTGTGGGAAGGTTTGCGATTAATCACGGAGCCGCAGGGCCGGCGACATCCAGTCCCGGAGGTGCCGGTCTTCGGCCTAGGGCGGCTTTTCAGGAGACGACATGACGACGCTGGTACCTGA
- a CDS encoding Asp/Glu/hydantoin racemase: protein MDFSSLPDFSESADQRGIGIIAPFDLALERELWRWVPAEVSLHLARTPYEPVPVSRAMAELVSNTAHLQAATRDVLHVEPEVVAYLCTSGSFIRGVEHERSLVEAIMATGAKSAVTTSGALAEAVTALGIGRISVITPYDAELTELLAKFLGELGVTVVRTDHLGLGGGIWKVNYRTVAERILAADTDDAEAIFVSCTNLRTYDVIEPLERLLGKPVLTANQLTIWACLDRMSLPMMGPGKWLRDVFGGGSSE from the coding sequence GTGGATTTCTCGTCTCTTCCCGATTTCTCGGAGTCGGCTGATCAGCGTGGCATCGGCATCATTGCGCCTTTCGACCTTGCGCTGGAACGTGAGCTGTGGCGCTGGGTTCCGGCCGAGGTGTCACTGCATCTGGCCCGTACTCCCTATGAGCCGGTACCGGTGAGCAGGGCCATGGCCGAGTTGGTCTCCAATACCGCTCACCTGCAGGCGGCCACCCGCGACGTCCTGCACGTCGAGCCGGAAGTCGTTGCATATCTGTGTACTTCGGGCAGCTTCATTCGCGGTGTCGAACACGAGCGGTCGCTGGTTGAGGCCATCATGGCGACCGGCGCCAAGTCTGCCGTCACCACCTCGGGCGCGCTGGCGGAGGCCGTGACCGCCTTGGGTATCGGCCGGATCAGCGTCATCACTCCCTACGACGCCGAGCTGACCGAGCTGCTCGCGAAGTTCCTGGGGGAGTTGGGTGTAACGGTGGTGCGGACAGATCATCTGGGCCTGGGCGGGGGCATCTGGAAGGTCAACTACCGCACTGTCGCCGAGCGGATTCTCGCTGCCGACACCGATGATGCCGAAGCGATCTTTGTCAGCTGTACCAACCTGCGCACCTATGACGTGATCGAGCCGCTGGAACGGCTACTCGGTAAGCCGGTATTGACGGCTAACCAACTGACCATCTGGGCCTGTCTGGACCGGATGAGTCTTCCCATGATGGGGCCCGGTAAGTGGCTCCGCGATGTCTTCGGAGGAGGTTCGAGTGAGTAA
- a CDS encoding D-2-hydroxyacid dehydrogenase, which produces MVAVQHSPSSVPDRLDPVAASAEVRLVESDQLATVLPGAEILFVYDFRSSALRETWSAADSLRWVQIAATGADPVLFDELVESDVVLTNSRGLFERPIAEYVLAQILAFAKDIRRSTRAQAALSWRHFESESIEGVPVAVLGTGPIGQAIAALLDAVGMRVTVLGRTESAELSSHVADVEYLVLAAPLTARTHGIVNARVLSAMPTTARLINVGRGELVGTWDLVSALNQGAIAGAALDVTDPEPLPVGHPLWRTPNTYITPHNSGDVHGWTDRLQDQFVANFDRYLRGEELLNIVDKDRMRRNA; this is translated from the coding sequence GTGGTGGCCGTGCAGCACTCACCTAGTTCGGTACCGGACCGACTCGACCCCGTGGCCGCGTCCGCCGAGGTACGACTGGTGGAATCGGACCAACTCGCCACGGTGCTGCCCGGAGCCGAGATCCTCTTCGTCTACGACTTTCGTTCCTCGGCGCTGCGCGAAACATGGTCCGCCGCAGATTCATTGCGCTGGGTACAGATCGCGGCCACGGGTGCCGATCCGGTGCTGTTCGATGAACTCGTCGAGAGCGACGTGGTACTCACCAACTCTCGCGGTCTGTTCGAGCGCCCCATCGCCGAGTACGTGCTGGCGCAGATCCTGGCCTTCGCCAAGGATATTCGCCGTTCCACACGCGCCCAGGCCGCGCTGAGCTGGCGCCATTTCGAATCAGAATCCATCGAAGGTGTGCCCGTAGCGGTACTCGGTACCGGACCGATCGGCCAGGCCATCGCCGCCCTACTGGACGCGGTGGGCATGCGAGTCACCGTTCTCGGCAGAACCGAATCCGCCGAGTTGTCTTCCCATGTCGCCGATGTCGAGTATCTGGTGCTCGCTGCTCCGCTTACCGCGCGCACGCACGGGATTGTCAACGCGCGCGTGCTCTCGGCGATGCCAACGACAGCCCGGCTGATCAATGTGGGCCGCGGCGAACTGGTGGGCACGTGGGATCTGGTATCCGCGCTGAATCAGGGAGCCATTGCCGGGGCCGCATTGGATGTCACCGATCCCGAGCCGCTGCCGGTGGGACATCCTTTGTGGCGCACGCCGAATACGTACATCACCCCGCATAACAGTGGCGATGTACACGGATGGACCGACCGTCTTCAGGACCAGTTTGTCGCCAACTTCGACCGCTATCTGCGAGGCGAGGAACTTCTGAATATCGTCGACAAGGACAGGATGCGCCGCAATGCATGA